CCTCTGCGTTGTTCTGTTTTCTTACTCAACCGAATGGATTATAAAACATAGAATGTGGCTGCTTACCGCGAATTACGCACCCTATTTACTTCCGAGCATCGCCTTTCTTTGCAGAATTCCGCCTCGGTTTTCTTATTTTTTCGACGATGGATTAATTTGGAAAAACGTATAAATGCACCCGCCATCGAGGAGATATCGTGTATTTCATCTAGGAGAGGTAAGACCGTCGTAAGGTGCGGGAAAGTAgcagtatttgtgtgcgtgcctTCCTTCGTGCAGAACTGCACGACAGCTGCAGCTAGTCGTCCCGCCTCGATTCTTTCTCGTCTATTGCCATTTCCACACAGTGTACCCGCAACAATCGACTCCTTTTTCCGCGTTGCTTTGCTTCTGTTTGCGTTGCTTGTTCATCGTCTGCCTTCCCAAATGTTTTGCGCAGTTTTTTCCCCGCAGTTACGTCGACGTTTTTGCTTCAGTAAATCGTTATAAATACACTCACTAACACATTCAAAGTGGTTTTAAGGGTGTTATTTTTGCTCTTTCGATCGTGGATTATAAGACACGATAATATTGGTGCATGTTTATAGTATTGATACACACTCCTCGGATAAACGCCATGGCATCTAAATGACTTCTGTAACTATTCATTTTGgtgaaaatggcaaatatttagTGCTGGAACTGAGAAAACTCCTCTGCCTATTTTCTAACTCTATGGAATCTGTGTTAAAGTCGCATTATTCACCTACTTgcgttttttgttcttttttgtaaATGACCACAAGAGGGCACCAAAGTGCCAGTTAATAGAGTAGtatttgtattgtactgtttccGGATCATAGAAGTACAGTAGACACAATTAAGAGTTAatatttgtattaaaaaaaacataatataaaacaatataaatgtaaataaaaatatataaaacaaagtACTGCTATGTACCTTTATTTTGGTTCCAAGTGAAAACTGTTTTGCTTCAGTTACATAACTTGGGGTGTCaacaaaaaaccccaaaaagcaAAAGGTGCAGATTTGCGACAGATACAAGATTTGttttttgatttgactttttacCTCCATCAGGTGTGTGGGCCTCGGCTGTATTGTGGCTCGCGCGCTGCTGGCCATGAAGGGTCCAGGCGTCCCAGAGAATCGCCGCCTGCTCGGCCTGCTGGAGGCGGCGCTGGTGCGGGAAGCGCGTCTCTGGAAGGCCCCTGTCTTCAAGGGCGGATTCATCCAGGTGTGTCCAGCCCCTGATCGGAAAGATGAGGACTATAACAATGTCAAACAGAAGCTGAAAACTTTTTCCAACCTTTCATCTCCTAAGGGTGGTGACATCTCGTTGTCCCAACACCAAGACATGATCGTGTGGCTGGGAGACATGAACAGACGCTTCCACTTCTGCCCAGAGACCTTTGCGTTGGGCGCGTGCGTCCTCAACAGGATGCTCTCCACCGTCAAAGTACATGAATGActccattattattatcaaaacAAATAGACCACCCATAAAAGATACTAATTGTCTTTACTTTGCTTGTAGGCACAGCCCAAATACTTTAAATGTATCGCTTTTACCTCACTGGTCCTGGCTGCCAAGATTAACGAGGAAGACGAGGTAATGAGgcgcttaaaaaaaacacacacacacactttggcgCTACTTCCAAACAACACTTTAATTTGCGTTGGAAAACAGGTCATAGGTTCGGTCAGCGACTTGGTTGCGCAGAGCGGCTGCAGCTTTTCCACAGCGGAGATTGTTCGGATGGAGCGCATCATTTTGGACAAGCTGCACTGGGATTTATACACATCCACACCCGTCGACTTCATTCACAttgtaagatttatttatttatttttcttttggatCCCAACCATATATATTTTCACACGCGTCCTGTAACCTCAAGACAGTGATCGTTTCAATAGAGTCACCCACTTGAAGCGATTTGGCTAATCTCGCCACCGAGCATCCTCAAGAGTTGTTAATCTCATTAACCTACATGAGAATCGAGATAGTGCAGTTGGGAATTTCTTAAAGCCACAAACCCACCAAAAGAAATAACCCTTTTCCCATCCTAGATTAAAATAATGCCTCTTTAGCACTGCATGGTATCTACTGTGCTCTgctttgttcatttgttttctCCATAACAAAAGAGGAACTACCACTGCTGGTCGGTCAAGTATAATATAACTAGGAGTGACTAAAACAAACACAAGCCGACATTAGATTACCTTGTTGTTGTTCAAGTTTCTGTCTCTTTGAAAATGGAAATTTGTTGTTAGTCTTATGCAGAGgtgaagtggagaaaaaaaaaaaaaaacaagcatagCTACTGTGCAGTGGAAAAGTGGCATTATATCAATGAGGTCATTCCTCAACAGTTCACCTTAGTTATTACAAAGACTTCAATATAAAGAGACGTAATAAcaattgaaaaaataataatcaaaaataaagacatttgttttttttatatactgttCAAATAAATATCTTTAAATAAATACTCTCGATTTAGACCGAACAATATCTTTCCTTAGATTTCTTGCATTGTCAATACAGTAATTTGTCACCGTGACAACAGTGAGACACTTTTCCCTCTGGGCCATCTTGAGAAGGCAGAATTCAACAAAAAGAATCAGGATTTTCCAATCAAAACCCCTTTGAATCATCCACAAAATTCCACTTGAGAGCACAAAGTGAACATGGCTTATTACAACGCAGTCCCTAAAAAGATGAACACCTTGTACCTTAACCATCCTTGGACCCGGTAAATGTCCACCCCAGCCAATGTATTTTGATATCCTGACTCAGTTCGGGTGTGACGCCTACGGTCAAGAGCACAGAAAAGCACGGCACGTACGATACAATACAAACGAGCGCATGAATGAGACCGAAGGTGTGATGAGGTTACGATTGCTCGGTCACACCGACGatgttcggggggggggggggggggtcaaggatgattacacagagacaacaatgaCATCATGCGCTTGAATGTCCGTCTTCCTCTGACAGTTCCACGCCCTGCTGGTCTATGGCCATCCTCACCTCATTCCATCCACGGGCCATCAGAAGAGACCTCCGGGCTTCCAGGTGGCGCTGTGGACCAGGCAGGTGCAGCACTGTATGGCCTGCCACCAACTTTGGCAGTTCAAGGGTTCCACGTTGGCCTTGGCCATCATCACCTTGGAGTTGGAGGCGCTCACACCCGATTGGTTCTCTGTCTTTACGGACCTGCTGAAGGATGCACaagtaagacaaaaaaaacaacttccgATGGAGACTGAAGATGGATGAAATGATGCGGTCAAAAACGAAAAATGCTTGGTGTTGATAATAGTCACCTTGCTCAAGACATTCATTATGAATTCTTCCCATTCAAGGTAGACAGCGTCGAGTTCATCCACTGCAAGGAAATGGTGGACGAGCATCTCCGCAGCCTGGAGTTCGCCCTGCCCGACAACGCGGTCTATATCTTTGACAGCGCCCACATCCACGAAGGAGAGGCGGACAAAGTCCGGCCTCCCTCACGCCGCCTCCGAAGGAGGAGCAAGAAGGGGCCATCCGCGGACCGGTTCCGGGACTCGGATGAGTATTATGACGGTTTAAAGCGTTTGTACAGTGAAGAAACTTGCTCGAAAGTGGAGGGAGGAAGCGTAGGGGGGTCGCCGTTTGATTCCTCGCAGGAGAGCGCCTCGCCGTGCCCACCGCTGCACCCCCCCAATTAAGCCGCGATACATTTGGGCCGAGCATACTGGAATTCCCATCGTTGTTCGGATTGGCCGTATTTTGTCTACGTTACAAATGTCGGTGCAATAACGTTTTTAACTTTGACTCCACGTCACATTGAGTTACTGTTTTAGTCCTTCTTCACTTCCATGTAAATTGAATATGATGCAGTAAGCTGTTGGTTGACTGAAGAGCGGTCCATTTCCTATTTTGTACTTTAATTTAACAGATGTTTGGTTTTATGAATGCCACAAAAAGATTTTACTTTGTGTGAAAGAtgttctttgggggggggggggggggtcatgttttttttaatccttttgggagtttaaatCCTGATTTTGCCACGGTAGCACTTTTCAGAGGACTTTTAAAAGTTTTCATTTAATCATATTTACTTTAACTCATGCCAACCATTTCTTTACAAAAAGCTTTAATTTTATAACTTACTGCTGCGACTGATTTTAATTCATTCTTCCACTTGTGTTGATTTTCCTAAGCACCCCAGCAAAAATCATGTGATTAGCAACCGCAACACTCATCATGCCGTTGTTGATGCTTCTACATTGGGATTAAAATGTCCTATTGCATTTAGCTAAAATGCTCTCATTATGTTACTTGCACACGAAAAAAAAGTTCTACTGAAGTGTCACAATTTCCTGATCTGGTTGATTTTGTATACAAAGTGGTTACTGTTCTCACAATGGAGCTAAACTAAGTGACCAGTGTTCTTCCTCACATCCCCAGGCAGCTATACGCGAAATATCTTTTGTTTTGACTGTACTACACAATAAAGATACAAGCTCCAGAGTTAAATATGTTTTGGTGTTTTGTACATATTTCAAATTATGTCTAGTAATCAaaatacattgattttttttttttttaactctccaCCTTTGGCAAACACTAAAATATGCAACATTGTGGGACGGCTGTGTGAGGGAGGGGGTAGTTTAATGTTTGCATTTATTTCCAACGACAGTAAACACAGCTGCTCTCGTTCTTCGGCAAGCTCAGGCTTTGAGgttttcctgtgtgtgtgtatttacttACTTCCTCTACTGTTTACGATAATGTTTCAGCTCCATTACTTACGGACTTGTTACAAGACAATACTCCCAATACACTTTTGCATAGTAGGTCGAGTAAGCTCTAACAATATTCACATACACTGAActaatatgaaaagaaaaattataata
The Syngnathus typhle isolate RoL2023-S1 ecotype Sweden linkage group LG15, RoL_Styp_1.0, whole genome shotgun sequence DNA segment above includes these coding regions:
- the ccni2 gene encoding cyclin-I isoform X2; translated protein: MKGPGVPENRRLLGLLEAALVREARLWKAPVFKGGFIQGGDISLSQHQDMIVWLGDMNRRFHFCPETFALGACVLNRMLSTVKAQPKYFKCIAFTSLVLAAKINEEDEFHALLVYGHPHLIPSTGHQKRPPGFQVALWTRQVQHCMACHQLWQFKGSTLALAIITLELEALTPDWFSVFTDLLKDAQVDSVEFIHCKEMVDEHLRSLEFALPDNAVYIFDSAHIHEGEADKVRPPSRRLRRRSKKGPSADRFRDSDEYYDGLKRLYSEETCSKVEGGSVGGSPFDSSQESASPCPPLHPPN
- the ccni2 gene encoding cyclin-I isoform X1, whose translation is MKGPGVPENRRLLGLLEAALVREARLWKAPVFKGGFIQGGDISLSQHQDMIVWLGDMNRRFHFCPETFALGACVLNRMLSTVKAQPKYFKCIAFTSLVLAAKINEEDEVIGSVSDLVAQSGCSFSTAEIVRMERIILDKLHWDLYTSTPVDFIHIFHALLVYGHPHLIPSTGHQKRPPGFQVALWTRQVQHCMACHQLWQFKGSTLALAIITLELEALTPDWFSVFTDLLKDAQVDSVEFIHCKEMVDEHLRSLEFALPDNAVYIFDSAHIHEGEADKVRPPSRRLRRRSKKGPSADRFRDSDEYYDGLKRLYSEETCSKVEGGSVGGSPFDSSQESASPCPPLHPPN